From the genome of Cryomorphaceae bacterium, one region includes:
- a CDS encoding DNA-binding response regulator → MIKAVIVDDENDARFLLRNLIEQHFSEQLEVAGEAASIADAVQAIHTLQPDVVFLDIQLREGTGFDILQKIENKNFEVIFVTAYDEYAVKAFSFSALGYLMKPVKIREMKKVVEQLAEKISLLKASSEKRLKVLVDGFGEDRTINKLVIPHLGGFDVIALGEIVRLEGDANYTHIHLVNKKRITASRALGTYEVLLLDFGFFRIHQSTIINLSHVRVYHREGGGYVELADGHQAKLSRHRKADFMQRFLG, encoded by the coding sequence ATGATAAAGGCAGTGATTGTGGACGATGAGAATGATGCGCGCTTTCTTTTGCGCAACCTAATCGAGCAGCACTTTTCCGAACAACTGGAAGTGGCAGGAGAAGCAGCCAGCATTGCCGACGCAGTGCAGGCTATTCACACACTTCAACCCGATGTGGTTTTTCTGGATATTCAGCTCAGGGAAGGCACCGGCTTTGACATTCTTCAGAAAATTGAGAATAAAAACTTCGAAGTGATTTTTGTTACAGCCTACGATGAGTATGCTGTCAAGGCTTTTTCATTCAGCGCATTGGGGTACTTGATGAAGCCCGTTAAAATCCGCGAAATGAAAAAAGTGGTGGAGCAATTGGCAGAAAAAATCTCATTGCTCAAAGCAAGCTCAGAAAAGCGACTCAAAGTGTTGGTGGATGGCTTTGGGGAAGATCGCACCATCAACAAACTGGTTATTCCTCACCTTGGTGGCTTCGACGTAATTGCGCTCGGCGAAATAGTGCGGCTTGAGGGCGATGCGAACTATACGCACATACATCTGGTGAACAAAAAGCGCATTACCGCGTCGCGGGCGCTCGGCACCTATGAGGTGTTGCTGCTGGATTTCGGGTTTTTCCGCATTCACCAAAGCACCATCATTAACCTGAGTCATGTGCGGGTCTATCATCGTGAGGGAGGTGGTTACGTAGAACTGGCCGACGGTCATCAGGCCAAGTTGAGCCGACATCGCAAGGCCGATTTTATGCAGCGGTTTTTGGGGTAG